The DNA sequence CAGAATCTAGTCAACCTCCTAAGACGTTTCGATAAATTTCCCCCCGAAAGAAAGCAGTCTTTCTGCCGAAGAAGGAACAGCCTGTTTGAAAGAAGAGGCAATCATGACTCTCCCCCCATAAGAGTTCAATGAGTTGGTGAGAACGCCGGCGGCACAATCAGTGCTGCCGGCGTTTTCGTCCGGTCAATTTCTCCTTCGGACGGAATGTCTGCTGCTGTGAAAGGGCAGGAGGGGCATTCTTAATCCTCCTTCGGGGGGCAGTTTAAGAACGGCAGAATCAGCATAACCGCCCACCGGTCAAAATGAAGTATGATATGATATTAATGCAGGTACCCTTAGTTCGACGAAGAGCCATCCGACCCAATGCGGAAAAACAGACACAGGTGATTCATCGGTCTGCCATGCAATGCACCGGTCTGCCAAGTGATTGGTCGCCTTGCCCGGTTCCATCAACAGGATGGATGCAGGATCCCTGTTGGACCGAAGGAACTGCATATCCTGGATTATTCCTTTCAGCTTTTTTCGAACATCAGAAAATTGCTGACACTGAACCATTGCATGCATAAGAAAAGACAGCCTGAGGAATTAATTGCATTAAACGGAGGTGAGATCAGTGAGCGATATCATTGATTTGAGCAAATTTAAGGAGAAGGTGCGGGACAAAGATGTGGATGAACTGGAAAATTACATCTATTCTCTTTATTTTCAGGTGGCTGAAGGCAAAATGACCTTGGCGGACGTCAACCGTGAAATCAGAAAGTATGTGGAGGAGAACGACATCTCCCATACCAAATTCATGGAGATTCAGAAGAAACTGATTGAACGCTATGGCTATGATCCCAATGAACTGGAGAAGCAACTGATGCAAGATCCGTCGCTGCTGGGGCAGTCGCGGGGTCTGCTCGAAAAATACGGCAAATCCATTGAGGAAGCCAAGGGCTATCGCAAGGTTATCAAGAATAACCGCAATGAACTGGTCATTTTTGCAACGGGTCATCGCATCATTCTGCTCAGTGAAAAAAAGATCGACCTGGAGGACAATGAAGTTCACGAATTTCTGGTCTCTTACAAGCGTCAGGCGGGCAGCGAAACCCTGGACGTTCAGCTGGCTGAGTCGATTCAAACCTTTCAGTATTGAACCAGCGAATCTTTGAAGCGGATCTTATAACGGATCTTTGAAGTAGATCTTATAAGTGATCTTTGTTAATGTGAGTAAATTCCAGACAAGGAGAATGCCTCACCAAGCGGTGAGGCATTCTCCTTGTCCGGTTATCAGGGGACAGAGGTTATCAATGACCGGAGGTGATTCTGAGATCCTTCCAGTGCGTTTTAGCGTAGAATCTGAAAAATGGTTTCATCCGGTATGACTTCCCGTGGTTCTTCAGTCAGGCTGTCGATCCGAGCATAGGACATATCCTGGAGGATGAACTGTTTCAGAGCTGCGATCTGCTCCGGTTCTCCCTGGGCTTCCAGCAGAACCTGGCCGGAAGGAAGATTTTTTACGAATCCGGTGACACCGATGGCTTTTGTCGCCTGCAATGTCTGCCAGCGAAATCCCACACCCTGAACCCGGCCGGAAATTAGATATTGGAAGCGTTTCATCATGACTGGGATTTCTGGTCAATGAGGTGACCGCGTTCCGGGATGTCATTGCCTTCTTCATCCAACGGGGTGAAAGGTCCGATATAATGCTCCGCCTTTTGAGTCAGGGTTTCTTCCTGGTCAAGGTCCAGTTCCAGGGCTGGCTCCACCTGATAGGCCGGTTCATTTTCAACCCAGAAGGAAAAATCATCGGCTTCCGATGCCTCGGGCAATGGAGCCTGATCCGTCGGGTAGACGGGGGTGAGTTCCACCGCTTTGGCAAATGGGTTTTTCGACAGCGCAGTCCGGTAATTATGCACTCGCAGATAATCCAGATAGACCGCTGTGGTAATTTTGGCGCCGTAGACCGGATCCTGTGCGTTGACTTCGAAGTGGTAGAAATCATTGAGGTCTTCAATGCCAAAGTCGGTCAGTTTCGGGTATAGGTTGCGGGCCAGCGTTTCAGTATCGATGGCATCCGTCAGCAGGATGGAATTGGAATGTTCCCTCAGCCAGGCGTTGGCGTAGCTTTTATCGTGGATGATCAGCGGGAAGTCCCGGGTATAGGTCTTGAGATATTTCAGCGCGTCTTCCAGTTCCAGATCGATGGCCTTGCTTTTCTTTCCCGGGCTTTTTAGCGGCAGGTACAGGCTGTCGGTGAGATAACCGCCTTCATAGCGGACGGCCTGGATGGAGTAAACCCGAGACTTGTAAGGATCCTCGTCATCTCCGTCAAAATACAGTGCGATGAACCGAGGGAACAGGGGAGCCGTCAGCTGGGGTTCCCGCAGCTTGGACCTGGGGTTGAACAAAGGTTTTTCCATCAGCATGGCCCGGTAGCTGGTCCGTTCCTTATTCAAAAGGATCTTGAGGAGATCAAAAAACAGGATGATCCCAGTCGACACCAGAAGAAACCGGATGCCGGCCGCGCTCAGATGGGATGATTCACCCCCTCCGGCGATAAACAGGATCAGAAGGGCACAGCCCAGTGCAATAAAGCTGAAGAAATAGGAGCGGGTCAGTAGTTTACTAATCATGGATGAAAGCCTCCCGATGGTAATATGGCAAAAAAAGATTCAGGAACTCCTTCGCGGTCGAGGCCGGCAGTATGTGTTTTTTTCCTGTC is a window from the Clostridiaceae bacterium HFYG-1003 genome containing:
- a CDS encoding DUF3867 family protein, translating into MSDIIDLSKFKEKVRDKDVDELENYIYSLYFQVAEGKMTLADVNREIRKYVEENDISHTKFMEIQKKLIERYGYDPNELEKQLMQDPSLLGQSRGLLEKYGKSIEEAKGYRKVIKNNRNELVIFATGHRIILLSEKKIDLEDNEVHEFLVSYKRQAGSETLDVQLAESIQTFQY
- a CDS encoding acylphosphatase codes for the protein MMKRFQYLISGRVQGVGFRWQTLQATKAIGVTGFVKNLPSGQVLLEAQGEPEQIAALKQFILQDMSYARIDSLTEEPREVIPDETIFQILR